Below is a window of Desmonostoc muscorum LEGE 12446 DNA.
CAAAGAATTGCGATCGCTCGTGCTGTTCACCTCAACCCACAAATTTTGATTCTTGATGAAGCGACATCTGCATTAGATTCTGAGTCAGAAGCCTTGGTGCAGGAAGCCTTAGAAAGACTGATGCAAAACCGCACAGTGTTTATTATTGCCCATCGTTTATCAACACTTAGAAAGTGCGATCGTATTTTAGTTCTCGAACAAGGACAAATTGTCGAATTAGGAACCCATGAAGAATTATTAGCCCTAGAGGGTAGCTATGCCCGATTTTATACTCAACAATTTAGCTAACGCCAATTTTCTCCCCCACATAAATATTTAATGCACGTGCTATTTGTACTAAGAAATTATTGGGATCTACAAGATATGGACTGGAAGCCAAGACTGTTTCTAAAGGAACTGCTACGACTTGTCCATTTTGCCAAGCTACCATTTGTGCAGATTGCCCATCAGCTAATAAATCTACGGCGGCTTTACCAAAAGCTGTTGCGATTAAACGGTCTAAAGCTGAGGGAATTCCACCTCGTTGGATGTGTCCTAAGACAGAAACCCGAATGTCAATTTCATTGTTACTGCAACAACGAAGTTCATCAGCAATATATTGACCTATACCACAGGATGGCTTTTGGCTGGATGGCTGGCTAGATGAATTGCCTGCTATTTGAACGCCTTCTGCCACAACGACAATTGCAAATCTGCGTTCCCAGCGATCGCGTAATTCTGCTAAATGTTCGCACACACCTTTGATTTTGTAGGGAATTTCGGGAATCAAAATCACATCTGCACCGCCTGCAATACCAGATTGTAGTGCTAAATGACCTGCTGTGCGTCCCATGACTTCCACAATCATCACGCGATCGTGACTGGCTGCTGTAAATGTCAAACGATTTAAGGCATCAACAATTGTATTGACCGCAGTATCAAACCCAACTACTCTTTCTGTCTTGGCGACATCACAATCAATTGTTTTCGGAATGGCAACAAACTGCCAGTTTCCTTGCTTTTGCAGTTGGTTGAGAATTGCTAAACTGCCATCTCCACCAATACCGATCAAGGCATCTAATTCTAAAGTATGGTAACCAGCAACAATCTCTTCAATATGAGCTAGAGTATCTCCCTTGTTGATGCTACCCAGAATCGTGCCTCCCATGTTCAACAAAGGGTCAATACCACGTAGGTCTAAACCATGTATGCTCAGAGGAATTGCCTTTCTCTCTAAAAGCCCTCTGGTCGCATAAGGAATACCCACTACCTGCCAGTTATAGCTAAGGGTGGCATGACTAACAACTGCCCGAATTACAGCATTGAGTCCAGGACAATCACCACCACTAGTGAGAATACCAAGTCGTTTTTGCATGGTCATCACACCTCAACAATAAAGGCAGTCCCAATCAAACAAGTTTCACTACCAAGCATAAAAGTGGTTTTTTGCCCACTCCCCACTTACAAGTTAGAGGGCAAGAAATAGGAGGCAGAAGATGGCAATTTTTCTGCCTCGCTGTTGAACCCTGTTTTAGCTACATCTTGAGGTTAAGTTAAAAATCTGAGGAAGTTGTGAGGATCTAACTTAGGTATTACGTATATAAAAATCATATCTCTATAATTTCGCAACATTTCAATCTCCGCGTCAAAGCCTCTTCATCTGTAATCCTATTTTGGAGAATTGGTATTACCGTCTTCACAAGTTTCTCAAATTGTTCTCCTATCATCGACGCAGAACATTCTGAAGTTCTAAAAAAGGCTCAAAAGATGAATTCAGCAACTGCTGTTAAAACTAAGAACACAGCAAAAGATAAGCGCTTTAAAATGCTGGATGCAACTATCAAACGCTACCAGTATCAACAGGATGCACTGATTGAAATATTGCATAAAGCGCAGGAACTTTTTGGTTATTTAGAAAACGATGTATTAATTTACGTTGCTCATAATCTCAAACTGCCACCTAGTCGAGTTTATGGTGTTGCCACGTTCTACCATTTGTTTTCACTTGCACCTAGTGGCGTACATACTTGTGTGATATGTACGGGTACAGCTTGTTACGTCAAAGGCGCTCCAACTATCCTGGCAAATGTGGAAAAATCTATCCACATACATCCTGGTGAAACTACGGCAGATAATCAAATTTCACTATTAACAGCAAGGTGTTTAGGTGCCTGTGGAATTGCGCCTGCTGTAGTATTTGATGGCACTGTTTTAGGCCATCAAACTGCTGAATCAGTTGGCGAACGCATCAAAAGATGGTTGCAAGATGGATCTACCTGAGTTAATTGAAATAGGCCCTAGCGATCTGCATACCATACAGGTATGCAAAAGTATAGTTTGTTATGCAAAAGGCGCTCCAACTATCCTGACACATCTAGAAAAATTTTTCGAGATAAATCCTGGTGAAACCACGGCAAATAATCAAATTTTACTTCTAACAGCAAACTGTTTGGGTGCTTGTGAAATTGCGCCTGCTGTTGCATTCGATGGCACTGTTTTAGGCAATCAAACTGCTGAATTAGTTAGCGATTGCATCAAAGGATGGTTGCAAGATGGATCTACCTGAGTTAATTGAAATTGCTCAAAAAGAACGTGCTTTAGAGAAACCTGTGCAAATTCGCTGTTGTGTTGCAGCTGGTTGTCTGTCTGCCAATTCACAAGCCGTCAAACAGCGTTTAGAAGAAGCTGTAACGGCAGCAGGTTTAGCAGAAACACTGGAAGTTCGTAGCGTTGGCTGTATGCGTTTGTGCTGTCAAGCACCATTAGTAGAAGTAGAGAGTGGGGAGTGGGGAATGGGGAGTGGAGAGGAGTGTAAGCAATCTCCACATAGCAGATTGTATGAAAAAGTTACACCTGATGATGCACCCTCAATTATCGCCGCTATCAATGGAGGAGAGACAACAGTCAAACAGGGGGATTTAACGCATCCATTTTTTACACACCAGATGCCGATTGTTTTAGAAAATAGTGGCAAAATCGATCCAGAACGCATTCAATCTTATATTGGCGCCCAAGGTTATAGAGGGCTTTACCATGTCTTGCGAGAGATGAAAGCCAACGAAGTAGTCGATACGATTACTCGCAGTGGTTTACGAGGACGTGGTGGTGCTGGTTATCCTACAGGTTTGAAATGGGCAACCGTGGCCAAAGCAAAAGGAGAACGCAAGTTCGTAATTTGCAACGCCGATGAAGGAGATCCCGGTGCATTTATGGATCGCAGTGTCCTAGAAAGCGATCCCCATCGTGTTTTGGAAGGAATGGCGATCGCTGCTTACGCTGTCGGCGCAAATCAAGGCTACATCTACATCCGGGCAGAATATCCCGTTGCTATCAATCGTCTGCAAACAGCCATTCACCAAGCCCAACGTCTTGGTATTTTGGGTACTCAAATTTTCGATTCTCGCTTTGATTTTAAAATTGATATTCGTATTGGTGCTGGGGCTTATGTCTGTGGTGAAGAAACTGCCTTAATGGCTTCTATTGAAGGTAAACGCGGTACCCCTCATCCCCGTCCGCCCTACCCGGCTGAGTCTGGTTTATGGGGTCATCCTACTTTAATTAATAACGTTGAAACCTACGCCAATGTTGCACCGATTATCCGCAAAGGCGCTGACTGGTTCGCTAGTATTGGCACCCAAAAAAGCAAAGGTACAAAGGTTTTTGCGTTGGCAGGCAAAATCCGTAACACTGGTTTGATAGAAGTACCAATGGGAACTTCATTAAAGCAGATTGTGGAAGCAATGGGCGGTGGCGTACCAGATGGCGGTGTGGTAAAAGCTGTGCAAACTGGTGGCCCTTCCGGGGGATGTATTCCCGCATCAGCTTTTGAGAGCATAGTGGATTATGAGTCACTGACTCAACTTGGTTCGATGATGGGTTCCGGTGGGATGATTGTTATGGATGAAACTACCAACATGGTGGATGTCGCCCGCTTTTTCATGGAATTTTGTATGGATGAATCTTGCGGTAAATGCATTCCCTGTAGGGTAGGAACGGTGCAGTTATATAAATTGTTAACCAAGATTAGTGAAGGTAAGGCATCCTTCGCTGATTTGGAATTGCTAGAAGAATTATGCGACATGGTGAAACATACCAGCTTGTGTGGTCTTGGTCAGTCTGCACCCAATCCAGTATTTAGTACCTTGCGTTATTTCCGAGATGAATATTTGGCTTTGATTAGTCATTAGTCATTGGTCATTTGTATTTATAAAACAATACAGTTCAGATAAGCCCAAAAACTTCATGTATAGACGCGATGAATCGCATCTTCAAAAACCAATTATTGACACCATTAATCCTTAACTGAACCGTATTGATTTATATAGCAAAAGCCTTGGTGGTTAGGACATTAACAGATGATAAAACCTAGACACAAAAAGACTTTTCACCCAGTCCCCAGTCCCCAGTCCCCAGTCCCTTGCTATAAAAGACCAATGAATGAAAAAAATGTGCAATGTCACAAGGAATAAATAATCAATGGTTGTAAAAACTTTAACAATTAACGAGGAATTAATCAGCGCCCGTGAGGAGGAAACTATTCTCCAAGCGGCGCAAGATGCAGGGATTCACATTCCGACTTTATGTCATTTAGAAGGAGTTGGAGATGTTGGGGCTTGTCGGCTTTGTTTGGTAGAAATTGCTGGCAGTAATAAACTACAACCTGCTTGTGTAACGAAAGTTACTGAAGGTATGGAAGTCCAAACAAATAGCGATCGCCTGCAAAATTATCGCCGCACAATTATAGAAATGCTGTTTGCTGAAGGCAATCACATTTGCTCGGTGTGTGTAGCTAATGGTAATTGCGAATTGCAAGATTTGGCAATTGAAATGGGTATGGATCATGTGCGATTGGATTATCAATATCCTAATCGCAAAGTTGATGTTTCTCACCATCTCTTTGGCGTTGACCACAACCGTTGTGTTCTTTGCACTCGTTGTGTGCGTGTTTGTGACGAAATTGAAGGAGCGCACACTTGGGATATGGCGGGTAGGGGGACAAATTCCCATGTCATCACTGATTTAAATCAACCTTGGGGAACTTCGCAAACTTGTACTTCTTGCGGTAAATGCGTTAATGCTTGTCCAACAGGTGCGCTTTTTGACAAAGGATCGAGCGTCGGTGAAATGAAACACGATCGCGCCAAACTTGATTTTTTGGTTACAGCAAGGGAGAAACACCAATGGCTTGTTTAGCTGGCGATCGTGAATTCAACCAATTCTCTAAATTCCGTAACATCTTCAAACCTTGAAACCTAAATACAATCTCAATTTATTAATTACGAATTACGAATTACGAATTACAAAGGGGTAAACCAAATGTTACGCCGCATCTTAAAAATATTTTGGTGGCTTTTATTGCTGGGAATATTAACAATATATATATACGTGGGTTTAGCAAGTTTCACATCTGAGCAGGTGATTGC
It encodes the following:
- a CDS encoding ATP-dependent 6-phosphofructokinase — translated: MQKRLGILTSGGDCPGLNAVIRAVVSHATLSYNWQVVGIPYATRGLLERKAIPLSIHGLDLRGIDPLLNMGGTILGSINKGDTLAHIEEIVAGYHTLELDALIGIGGDGSLAILNQLQKQGNWQFVAIPKTIDCDVAKTERVVGFDTAVNTIVDALNRLTFTAASHDRVMIVEVMGRTAGHLALQSGIAGGADVILIPEIPYKIKGVCEHLAELRDRWERRFAIVVVAEGVQIAGNSSSQPSSQKPSCGIGQYIADELRCCSNNEIDIRVSVLGHIQRGGIPSALDRLIATAFGKAAVDLLADGQSAQMVAWQNGQVVAVPLETVLASSPYLVDPNNFLVQIARALNIYVGEKIGVS
- the hoxE gene encoding bidirectional hydrogenase complex protein HoxE yields the protein MNSATAVKTKNTAKDKRFKMLDATIKRYQYQQDALIEILHKAQELFGYLENDVLIYVAHNLKLPPSRVYGVATFYHLFSLAPSGVHTCVICTGTACYVKGAPTILANVEKSIHIHPGETTADNQISLLTARCLGACGIAPAVVFDGTVLGHQTAESVGERIKRWLQDGST
- a CDS encoding NAD(P)H-dependent oxidoreductase subunit E, which encodes MDLPELIEIGPSDLHTIQVCKSIVCYAKGAPTILTHLEKFFEINPGETTANNQILLLTANCLGACEIAPAVAFDGTVLGNQTAELVSDCIKGWLQDGST
- the nuoF gene encoding NADH-quinone oxidoreductase subunit NuoF, producing the protein MDLPELIEIAQKERALEKPVQIRCCVAAGCLSANSQAVKQRLEEAVTAAGLAETLEVRSVGCMRLCCQAPLVEVESGEWGMGSGEECKQSPHSRLYEKVTPDDAPSIIAAINGGETTVKQGDLTHPFFTHQMPIVLENSGKIDPERIQSYIGAQGYRGLYHVLREMKANEVVDTITRSGLRGRGGAGYPTGLKWATVAKAKGERKFVICNADEGDPGAFMDRSVLESDPHRVLEGMAIAAYAVGANQGYIYIRAEYPVAINRLQTAIHQAQRLGILGTQIFDSRFDFKIDIRIGAGAYVCGEETALMASIEGKRGTPHPRPPYPAESGLWGHPTLINNVETYANVAPIIRKGADWFASIGTQKSKGTKVFALAGKIRNTGLIEVPMGTSLKQIVEAMGGGVPDGGVVKAVQTGGPSGGCIPASAFESIVDYESLTQLGSMMGSGGMIVMDETTNMVDVARFFMEFCMDESCGKCIPCRVGTVQLYKLLTKISEGKASFADLELLEELCDMVKHTSLCGLGQSAPNPVFSTLRYFRDEYLALISH
- the hoxU gene encoding bidirectional hydrogenase complex protein HoxU, with the translated sequence MVVKTLTINEELISAREEETILQAAQDAGIHIPTLCHLEGVGDVGACRLCLVEIAGSNKLQPACVTKVTEGMEVQTNSDRLQNYRRTIIEMLFAEGNHICSVCVANGNCELQDLAIEMGMDHVRLDYQYPNRKVDVSHHLFGVDHNRCVLCTRCVRVCDEIEGAHTWDMAGRGTNSHVITDLNQPWGTSQTCTSCGKCVNACPTGALFDKGSSVGEMKHDRAKLDFLVTAREKHQWLV